One Cupriavidus pauculus genomic window, CTGGTCACCGCTGCGCTCGCCCTCGTTGCCGCCGGCGCGCAAGCGGCCGATGGGGACACGCTCAAGAAGATCAAGGAAACCGGCGTGATCTCGCTCGGTCACCGCGAATCGTCGATCCCGTTCTCCTACACCGACGGCAAGGAGGTCATGGGCTATTCGCAGGACATCATGATGATGATCGTCGACAAGGTGAAGGCCGACCTGAAGATGCCGAACCTGCAGGTCAAGCTCACGCCCATCACCTCGCAGAACCGCATTCCGCTCGTGCAGAACGGCACCATCGACATCGAGTGCGGCAGCACGACCAACAACCTCGAGCGCCAGAAGCAGGTCGCGTTCTCGAACAGCATCTTCATCTACGGCATTCGCATGCTGACGAAGAAGGACTCGGGCGTGAAGTCGCTGGACGACCTCAAGGGCAAGAATGTCGTGACCACCGCCGGCACCACGGGCGAACGCCTGCTCGTGAAGATGAACGGCGAGAAGGCCATGAACATGAACCTGATCAGCACCAAGGATCATGGCCAGTCGTTCCTGATCCTCGAAACGGGCCGCGCGG contains:
- a CDS encoding glutamate/aspartate ABC transporter substrate-binding protein; amino-acid sequence: MKKLPASYLPRRVLVTAALALVAAGAQAADGDTLKKIKETGVISLGHRESSIPFSYTDGKEVMGYSQDIMMMIVDKVKADLKMPNLQVKLTPITSQNRIPLVQNGTIDIECGSTTNNLERQKQVAFSNSIFIYGIRMLTKKDSGVKSLDDLKGKNVVTTAGTTGERLLVKMNGEKAMNMNLISTKDHGQSFLILETGRAAAFVMDEPLLYGERTKAKNANDWVVAGEPLQVENYACMFRKDDASFKALADGVVADLQKSGRAEKLYNKWFMQPVPPRGINLNYPLSDDMKALFASPNDKAYQ